CTTCCGGCCAATTGAAGGCGATTGGAAAAGGTTCTAGACCACAGGACTGTCTCTCAGACATCGAGTACACAAGATAAGTCGCGTTTTGCGCAGGTTAGGGGAAACCAGTGCCCATTTTCCCGGCCGGGTGCGGATGGATGCCGCAGTCTTGCCATCTGTGCATGTAGTTAATCAATAAGGGCTGTGGAGGAAGTGCAGTGTCCGGACCAGTTTTGACGCGTCGAAACTTCATTGCGGGAGCCCTGGCCTGCGCCTCGCCCCTGCCGGTTGGCCTTATGACGACGCCCGCCTGGGCCGATCAGGACCCCGACGATCCGTTCGCGCTTCCGCCTTTCGACGAGAAGAAGCTGCCGAAGGACTTCCGCCGTACGGTGGTTGAGTATCCGACGCGCCATTGGCCCGGCACCATCATCATCAACACAGGCTCGCGTCAGCTGTTTCTGGTCCTCGAGAACCAGCAGGCGATACGTTTCGGCTGCGCCGTCGGCCGCGACGGCTTCCGCTGGGCCGGGCTTGCCGATGTGGGCCGCAAGGTGATGTGGCCGCGCTGGACGCCGCCCAAGGACATGATCGAGCGCAGCCCCGAAAAGGCGAAATGGAAGGACGGGATGCCGGGAGGGCCTCAGAACCCTCTGGGGGCGCGGGCACTCTATTTGTTCCAAAATGGCGGCGACACGCTTTATCGCATCCACGGCACCAACGAGCCGATGTCGATCGGCAAGAATGCATCTTCCGGCTGCATCCGCATGATCAATCAAGATGTCATCGAACTCTATCGCCGCACGCCCGTCGGTTCGCGGGTCGTCGTCATGGCGGAGGGCATTTGATGCGAGCCTCCCGTATCAAGGTTTGCACGGTTATCGCTTTTGTTGCCCTTCTCCTGGGTGCCTGCAGCTCGAGTTCGACACGCGTCGATGATACGGGCGTCAGCGTGCCGCCGCCGCCCACGGTTCCGACCGGCCCGATGAAGGCGGGTGAGATCATGAAAATCCTGTCGGGCAACAGTTTCCGCTTCACGCGCGCTGGGAACCGCACCGGCACCACGACCTTCAACAGCGACGGCACCTTCAGCTACCAGGAAAACGGCAAGGGCGAGGGCACCGGCATCTGGCAGGCGAGCGACGGCTCGCTCTGCGAGGCCTTCAACCCGACGAGCTTCCTTCCCAGAGGCACGCGGACAGAGTGTTCCCCGTTCAAGCAGACGTCACAGGGCACTTATGCGGCCGGCAGCGCCATGTTCGAGGCGATGTAGGCGGGATCGGTTTGGACCCTACCGTCTGACGCTTATGCCTTCGCATGAGGCGCGCTCGGAGGGTAGCCTTGCAGCCGCCTCGTAACCTGTGGTTTAGTATCCGTAAATGAAGAAATTCCGTCCGAAGGCAGCTCCTGCCGCACCGCTCTTCAGGCAGCCTGACCGGGTGCTCGAGGCCATCAAGAAAATCGGAACTTTGGTGCATAAGAAGGAGTGGGCCACTGCCGAGGCCGATGCCCTGAAGCTTTTGCAGGACCATCCGAACAGGCCGGATGTCCATAACATTCTGGGCATCATCTACAAGCAGCAGAACAAGCGTGGTCCGGCCCTGAAGCATCTTGAATTTGCGGCCAAGGCCGAGCCGCGGAATCCCATTTATCTGAACAATGTCGGCCGATTCTATCTCGATTCCAGGGCGATCGAGCTGGCTCTGCCTTTCCTCCACAACGCCTTGCTCATCAATCCGAAGCAGACGGAGACGCTGCTGGCAATCGGTGAATATTACCGGCAGGTCGGCAAGGCCGCTCTCGCCTTGCCCTATCTCGAGCGCGCCCGCGGGCTGAGCCCGGACGACAATAGAGTGAAAATGGCGATCGCCGAAAGCTTTGATGTCGTGGGAAGGCTGGACGAATCCAACCGACTCTATGAAGAGTTGCGGGGCGACCGCCGGTACCTCGCAATGTCTCTCTACCGTTTGGCAATGAACCAACCCACGGAACTTCATGGCCTAGTC
This genomic stretch from Nordella sp. HKS 07 harbors:
- a CDS encoding L,D-transpeptidase; this encodes MSGPVLTRRNFIAGALACASPLPVGLMTTPAWADQDPDDPFALPPFDEKKLPKDFRRTVVEYPTRHWPGTIIINTGSRQLFLVLENQQAIRFGCAVGRDGFRWAGLADVGRKVMWPRWTPPKDMIERSPEKAKWKDGMPGGPQNPLGARALYLFQNGGDTLYRIHGTNEPMSIGKNASSGCIRMINQDVIELYRRTPVGSRVVVMAEGI